The Osmerus eperlanus chromosome 1, fOsmEpe2.1, whole genome shotgun sequence genome includes the window AGCAAAGCAAGGGAGACCAACATCATACAGAAATGAAACACGTCATTTTAGTTGTTTTCCCCCTCTTCTTAAGTAAAGGGAAAGAGGTATTAAAAAGCCTGTGCCATTTCCCTGCCCACAGGTTTTATTTTTGTTCTCTGTCGCTTGGTGAGTCAATGCAACGCCCCTCCAATTACCTCCCACTCCttcgccccctctctccatccaaccCGCCCTCCTGCCCACACGCCTAGCACACTCTGACGTAAActgctggtgggggaggagggaggggggtttccGATTTTTTACGCCCCCACAGCACTTCCTctggtacacccccccccccccacagcactTCCTctggtacacccccccccccccccacagcactTCCTCTggtacacccccaccccccccctctctctctgtagcttttCTTTTCCCCCAGTATCCACCATGCTGTGACAACTCAATGCTACCAATATTAGATTCAGAATCATTAGCATTTGACAAGAATTAAAACTCAATCGAGGTGATAACCCAATGAGCAACTTACTTTCTACAAGTTTCATAGTCCCAGTTGTAGCTTTTTTCTATTTGTCActcatccccttctccctttcCTTTACTTTATAGTCTGCAGTTTGTCTTTGTCCATGATACAGAGTCCTGCATGGTGGGAGGTGTCACATCGAGATACTGTGACTCGCTTTGGTTAAACACAAGATACTTGAAGTAGATATCAAGAGGGAACAGGAAAGCTTCATTTGACCTTTGAACTATTGACAAATGCTGTCAACCCATTCTTCTACAATTTCCTATTTCCGGTTTTACCGGACAGTGGACAGAGTATTTGTATTATGGTCCTTTTTTTCCCTAGGTTTAGAAAAACCTAGTATTTGTAATTCAAAAAGTCACCTGTGAAATGTTTCCCCTCAGACCCTAGGCTGACCTTGCCAGCCCGGTCATGTGACACCATCATAGCCAATCGCAGCCCTTCATCCATAAGCGTTTGTTGCATGAGATGGCGACTCCAGTTGGCAGGGATGGAGGTGtcggtgggggggcggggggatggAGATTGGTTGCACTGTGAGCCTACGTCTATGAGACAGACAGGATTAGGTGTGAATGCCATTTTCAAGCAGTCATCTTTTTGACAAAGCTGACAGTTCAGACACACTGTTTGGTTAATTATATGGTTCTTATTGTCAATGGGGCTCTGTGACATATATAAACACATAAAGAATGTCTGGGGATGAAATATGATTCAAGTAACATTTGTCAATGTTAAGTACTTTTAATATCTACTGTACGACACTACATGCAGTTTACAATGTTGCTTGAGCGGTCTGGAGACAGTACCTTGTGTTAAACTGTCCAGGCTTTCTCCAGACAAGCTGTCCTCATCAGCCCTCTGAGCCCCGCCTTCTGAGCCCTCCACTCCATGCAGTGAtgaaacacactcagacacgaTCACCTGGATTCATGCATTGGGTCATATTCAAACAAAGTAAGAAATGAATCTGTCACTAACTGTCTTTGAATATGTTAATATTGTTGGTATTGATATACTGTTGCTGGAATTAACATACTGCTCTTGCCTGTCTAATCCACTCACATGTCTGAAGTTAAATATGGCATGGGACACTTTAGTGCTTTTGCATGATGATTCAGGATAATAGTGGCATGCTTGTTTTTGCTAAAGCAATGTCTTATTAGAAATTGTGTGATCCTGGGAATGGGGTTAAACATTATGGAGATGCCTCTAATTGAACTTTGTCTGATACCTGTGTCCAGTGCACATCTTACTTCAGTAATCTATAGAAGAGGCATAGGGATGTTGAGACCATTTACCTCATGTTTTACTCTTTTTTGCGGCAACAAGCTGCAGTCATCTGCACTTGTCCTGCAATAAAGAATACAATTGGTGTAAATAGCCTGGTGTatattgaaattgagtgtttcTATTTATCCAAATATAAAtatgaatacattatttaatttcTAACATTTTAGATATCTGATGTTTTTTAAGTCTTGTTGCATGTTATTTAGACATGCAGCTAAGTGTAAGTAGAATTGTGTTGTCTACAACCAAAGCATGCAAACACCACACAATCCTGAATTGAGGctagaaaataaacaaataggTGAGGCAGTGTGAAGGTCATCACAGGGTGGGAAACCCCTTCACAAAACATGTTAGCTCCCTCACCTGGTATGCTTTAGCGTAGAGGTGTAGGCACATTCTCTCGCCACCTGTCTAGCCAATGAAAAGAGCTCCACCCGTCTCAGTAGAAGGGCATTGTCACGAATACAGAACTGGGCAGCAGCTTCATTGATGATCAGCTGTAGACAAAATACATTGATTGGGTAAAATATTACAAAGGAAGGAGGCAGACTATAGGGAAACACCTACTGTATGGCTGTAACATctatacacaatcacacacaggtaAGGAAGCTACATGTTTGAAGCACCAGCATTTGAATGGTCGGCCTCACCTCGTGGTGTGTGAGCTGcttgccctctctcctcttggaGTCGAAGCGCCCATAAATGAGACTATACTTGCGGATCTCCTCCTCTTTGGCCACATCCTGGGGTGCCATTTTGAAGATATGACCGACTGTTTTGGCCATCTTCTTGTTCATCCTCAGCAGTGTTTTCACCTCTCCAGGGTCTGACCTGGGCAGGGTCCTCAGGAGCCTCTCCACACTTTCCCCCACGGCCCGAGCTGTTTCCCCATCCAGCTGGCCCCCAGGCCAGGCTGATAGGACTggcgtgagggaggaggaggcagggggtgtggagggaccTGGAGGACATTGAGGGAGCAGAGGTGGGCtgggctgctcctcctccaaccctgaTGCAGAAGCAGAGGCACTGTTTCCGTCCGTCTCAGGACTGAGCCAGTGAGGGTCCATGGGGGACAGCTTGTCCCTGTAATGTGTGTCTGGAGGCAGTGGAGAAGCCTGAGAACAGGGGCTTCTAGGACTCCCACTGTGTAGTGGGGTTAGGCatgccctgtcctccctctcacatGGTGATCCTGGCTGGCCGTTGCTTAGGGACTTCTTATGTCCTCCTGCTGCCACCCCACTTgtgcctgtcccctccacctTAAACAGTGGGATGCCACCTAAAGGCACATTAGCTAGTGGCTGGTTGAAGAGGGTGGGGTTAGCTGCCCAGTCCCGGAGGGCCTTTTGCAGTCTGCGCACATGTAGTGGCTTGGTGGCCATGCCTACTAGTGCCATGATCTCCAGAAACTCGTCCTCTGCAGCCTCACAGAGCTGCTGAACATCATCACCGCCCTGCTGGATGAAGGTGTCGTAGTATGCCAGTAAATTGGCCCTCTGCAGAACCCTGTACAGCTGCAACTCCCCCAGTGTGCGTGGCAGAGACATGGCACAGGACTAGAAAGGAATTGGAGGATAGGAGGGTGGAGAGCTTTAACAGGCTGTAGTAACAGTATCTCTACTTTGGATAGGCTATCAAAATGTGTGGGGTAGTTACTAAAATCTTTGTCAGTAGCCTATTATTACAAGAGCAGATTGGTCTCAAATTAGTATTTCTCTTTGTGCCTATTTTGTCACTATGCACAAACCAACTTCATATTTTATTGTCACGCATAGGTGCACAACCATGGCCAACAATTAATCACGTAAATTGACGAACCTTATATATAGCCCGCTTGTCTGTCAGAAATTAGACGAgtaaagtacatttagtcatttagcagacgctcttagtaACATCTTGGAACAGATAGTTCCTAAACCCGAACACATTTGGAAATCAACAATAGACTTTATTGGCAATGGCACATGGCCCAGAAACGTTGAAGTTTTACAATAAGCTTTCGGGATCCATAAAATATTCAAACCATGACAGGAGTATACAAACTTATCTTACCTCTAGGTCCGACGACTGGATTGTTTGAAGAGATCGACCCCTTATGGCTATTCGTTTCCAACAACCAATCTTGTGCAGTGTTAGCCAGTATAATAGCCTATGCTTTTACGGCAAAAGACAAAATATTAATATCACGCAAGagatattaataactttttgcTTAATGCTTAAAATGATACCCAGACCACGCTACCCTCATTTGCAATAGCATGTAGCTAGCCTGTTATTACGCTACACTATTGGCGAAAGACCACAGCAATATCCAAGTAGGGTAGGCTTACAATTGTGTATTATTCAGTGTATTACGCGATATCTTTTTCTTTCCCACTTAAAGACTGCTCCTAGTTATCAGCTAATTCCCCGAGCGTATCGTAACTCGTCTGAATTCGTTGGCATAAATCCTCCCCCGGCGCACCGTATTGGTTCCTGGCTGCCGTTTTGCTGGCTGTGTGGGTGCGAGAAAACTGGGGGCGGACTGCAGCACGCCATCTGACCGAAAAAGAGCTTTCCTCTCCCGGTAAAAGAGGCGGTTTTCAAATTAGGGGTGTGGGCGGCGTGGGCTTGAAAGACCGATATTTTGTTAACCCACCgattttatttatttgcttTCAGTGTCATGTAGCCTAAAGTAGATAAGCCTATATTTAACATGCCTACATACTGAAGATAACATGGAAAATATTGTGGGATCCTTTTCCCGAGTACGAATTCAATGTAATTTCAGGCACAGGTCTATAAAAATGCTGATCACTTGGACATCAGCGTTGGGCAGCAACAAGAGGACAGTTATCCGATGGTTTGGGTATTCTCCGCATGACGCAGACAAGACAGGGGCAGAGCATTGGGCCTATGGACAGGGGATTCCCCGATGATGCAACAGGCATCATAGCTGCGTTGAATCAGAGAAGGCAATTTAGGCTTTAACATCTTTGTTATAAGGAGATGTAGGTGTATTCGGATATATTACTATATTATTTTCTTCAAAAATATAAGCAAAATGATCATCACATTGCCAAGTTTTTAGACCTCAAAAGGCTTGAATTGGGTAGGATATGAGTTTGGATTTTATTTTAAGTGATGGTTTACATTGTTATGCGCCTGATAATCCCAAAGAGGTTGCACAAAGCGCCATTGTCTCAGGCCCCTCCTTGTGCTCGGGTCGCTGGTGATGGGCGTAGAAGCATGTATCCACACCCTAAACTCCCAAGTTGTCTAATAACAAGAACTAACATTCTGTGGATAGGGCCTACGCTTAGAGGAGACCCAATAATGGCCTAAACTGTCCCTCGTGGTAGGTCCGGAGTTGACAGTGACTTACACCTTCTCATGTGCGCATTACCAGCAAGCTCGGCTACAGTCTATTTATAGCCTATCAACAAGGCTAAACACAATTATGGCTATTGGTCCTACCCCTGggcagagaggtgtgtgttgttCATAGGTTGAGGAGAGGCAGACGACAACATTAAAACTAAAACGTGAACAGGCATtatttcagaatcagaaagggttttaaatcgccatgaaagtttgcacagacaaggaatttgctttggcaggaaggtgcatatgtagccgatgtgtatcggtgaaactcactcctcaggtatgtaacaggccacccgcatcaatgaatagctagcttttcgttggcgtagttggtagtggtggcgcttgggaagccagaggtggtaagttcgaacccagtgcgggacgatttgcccgatacctctgacggagcttgcaagaccacgtctgttacacatacattaaacatataggaatcttaaataaATTAAAGATGAgatctaactatactaaaggtatAGTTGCCATAATTTaccatataaaaatacaaaaaatacaaatatcacaaaaaatacaaatggtagcTACAAAATATTTAGAATGTAGCCCAGCCTAGCTGAGAATTTTGAGtaacttaaataaaaaataaagaaaaataacTATGCCTCTTAAACCAACAGGGTAGGCCCACAaataataggtgtgttcgacttcatgcagcacagCCGGCTGCCGactgcagccggctgccttgaagttgagaatgccattggctgcttcaagtcagccgggctgcaggcggctgcaggcgacgccggcgctgcatgatgTCGAAAGTACCTAATAATGTAATTCCCAACCCTCAGTTTATAACTATTTAGATTATTCATGACCTCGAACTAATTAACCCAGCATGCTAGCCGTAACCTAATACATttataattaataaatgtatagcTATAGCGGGCATCATGGATTGGATAGGAATGCAGTCTACTGTAATAGGGTTAACAGTGCAAGCGGAAACGAGGTTATGAGCTGTCTGATGCCAGTAGTACTACCCTGGAAGTGAAACATTGCAGCACAAGCTAGCTCGCTCGCTATATGCAACAAGGGCAACGTCTGCTGCCATTGAAAAGTAAACAATATTTGTCTGAGAAGATAACAAATTATTGAAAACGGAAGTAAGTTGGAACAAAAACTGATTTACATAGTCCTTGTTGGATTTAAGTTGTGCCTTGTCTTAAACCTAGGCTGCTAGCCTAGCTATCCTATTCGATGAGCTTGGCTGCACTGCAATAAGACCTGACTCTCgcacgctagctagctatctagttGCAAGTTAAAACCTCGAACTCGAAGGAAATATTTGTCATCGCTCGTCTCCCTTTCAGTTTTTACGGAAGCGAAAAGTGAGTTACTCTGTGCTGTGTCCGTTTGTCCTTATTAGGTTGAGTCAACGCTGGATAGCCAGATTGCTGATGTAGCTATCCAAACTCACCTTTTGGCTCGACCAGAACATTATGATTATTTTCAATACGGTCGGAAGAGAAACGATCATATCAGCACGCCAATGTTTACATGTTGACACTGGTTTAATCTATGGTCGCTTTCAAGTAGCTAATCTTTAATACTTTACGTTCTCATACGTGAGGATAGATGGGTTAATCAGTCATTTTTTTACATAACGTTTACAAGGTTCAAGCTCACCAAAACACATATCTGTTCCTCTccactaaatatatatatatgcgctTTGCCCGAGCTAAAcacactagctagctacataatCTTAGAAACTACAGCAGTGACGTGCTAAGATTAACAACAAATTGCTCGTGCTACACACTAGTAAGACGTATATCGTCTTCTTAACTAGCAGGTTAGCTGAAAATTAattcataaattacaaatgCGCAGTGTCACATCGCCTTGTGATGGGCCAAGAAGGATCGCCTTGTTAGTTAAAGCTGACGTACTGTAGTTGGGCTATCTAACGTTCAACAATGCAAATGTAGCATCACGCTGACTAAGCTAGCAATAGCTACTAATGTAGCACCAAGACGTTTTGGCAAACCTCCCCATGCAGTGCGATTCATATCGAATGCTAGCACTTGCTCAAATTGAAAGCaaatacattgttttgaatgagcAATCTATCGAGTGTTTTTCTATGTGCTAGCTATCTAGTTGGTATGTAGTTATCTCCCCGTGACATGGTATGCTTTGCCTAAGTTGATTAGGAGTTAAGATGGTAAGTAATGTTAAAACTAACTAGCtacatgtctcttcacaggcaAGTTTCAGATGTTGGATGAGGCCAGTGGAATCCAACAAATGTAATGACTGATTATTTGGAAGATCTGCCAAGCATTTGCATTGGTATTTACTTTATAAAAAATGGAGCCTGCTATTCATGGATGCAGCCATCCTTTTCTGACCTTTCTCCCTTCTGAGGACTTTTGGTGAAGGCGTGAACTGACAAAATGAATCAGGGCCACCACCTTCAATGAGAGTGGGTAGTGTCCTAGCTCTTTATTCGAGAAACTGAAAGTAAGATGGATATAGGCGTGGCTGAAGGGGAGATGGAAAGCATGACAGGAGTTGAAAAAACCCTCCTCTCAGATGTGCCCCTTTCATCTTCCAAGTTCACACCCGATGAGAGGGAAGCTAGGGAGGATGAGGCTGATGTTTTGGATGAGGCTGTTCCAGAGGCAGAATTTACAGACAATCTCAGATCAAACCCTCAGGATACACAGAGCCCTGTCACCTTTCAGGACACTTTTGGGAACATAGATGTTGAGTTAAGTGTGACTCCAGAGGCTCAAGAGGAAGTTGGGATACAGCCGGAAACAATAGTGGGACAACAGGAGTTGTGGGGTAGAGAAACAGAGGAGGAAGCGGAAGAAGGAAGTCAAAATGAAGCTGGAAAGGAGCAGCACATGAATGGAGAGTCTGGattaaggagggagggagccgggaggagaggcagacctCGTAACAGTGGAGGGGGAATAACCACAGAACATACTAGCCACACTACATCTTCCTCCACTGCCCCATCCTACCCACCTAAAGGGTCCCTACCGTCTAGCGGTGGTCGGCACAAACAGGCCCGGAGACgcaaccaccatcaccaccagggCAGAGGCCGCAGGCGGATGGGCACCCAACTGGCCCTGACCTTGAGGGAGCTAATGTCTGAGTCGCTCAGTCCCTGGTGCATCTCCTGCATACATATGGTGGTGGAGCTCATTGTCACAGTGACGCACCATTGCGGCGTTTGCGTTGAGACAGGAGCAG containing:
- the nab2 gene encoding NGFI-A-binding protein 2, with the translated sequence MSLPRTLGELQLYRVLQRANLLAYYDTFIQQGGDDVQQLCEAAEDEFLEIMALVGMATKPLHVRRLQKALRDWAANPTLFNQPLANVPLGGIPLFKVEGTGTSGVAAGGHKKSLSNGQPGSPCEREDRACLTPLHSGSPRSPCSQASPLPPDTHYRDKLSPMDPHWLSPETDGNSASASASGLEEEQPSPPLLPQCPPGPSTPPASSSLTPVLSAWPGGQLDGETARAVGESVERLLRTLPRSDPGEVKTLLRMNKKMAKTVGHIFKMAPQDVAKEEEIRKYSLIYGRFDSKRREGKQLTHHELIINEAAAQFCIRDNALLLRRVELFSLARQVARECAYTSTLKHTRTSADDCSLLPQKRVKHEVIVSECVSSLHGVEGSEGGAQRADEDSLSGESLDSLTQDVGSQCNQSPSPRPPTDTSIPANWSRHLMQQTLMDEGLRLAMMVSHDRAGKVSLGSEGKHFTDYDGKAERRGSVAACRSSSPGSTKDDSDQGGK